A stretch of the Streptococcus oralis genome encodes the following:
- a CDS encoding lysophospholipid acyltransferase family protein, producing the protein MFYTYLRGLVMLILWSINGNAHYHNTDKIPSRDENYILVAPHRTWWDPVYMAFATKPKQFIFMAKKELFNNRIFGWWIRMCGAFPIDREKPNASAIKYPINVLKKSDRSLIMFPSGSRHSNDVKGGVALIAKMAKVRIMPVTYTGPMTLKGLVSRERVDMNFGNPIDISDIKKMNDEGIEMVADRIQAEFQRLDEETKQWHNDKKPNPLWWFVRIPALILAVVVGILTIIFTFIASFIWNPDKKREALG; encoded by the coding sequence ATGTTTTATACTTATTTACGTGGACTAGTCATGCTGATCTTGTGGTCCATCAATGGCAATGCCCACTATCACAATACTGATAAAATCCCTAGCCGAGACGAAAACTATATCCTCGTCGCTCCTCATCGTACTTGGTGGGATCCTGTATATATGGCTTTTGCGACCAAGCCAAAACAGTTCATCTTTATGGCCAAAAAAGAACTGTTTAACAACCGTATCTTTGGCTGGTGGATCCGTATGTGTGGCGCCTTTCCTATCGACCGAGAAAAACCTAATGCCTCTGCCATCAAGTACCCTATCAACGTCCTCAAAAAAAGCGACCGCTCTCTCATCATGTTCCCAAGCGGGAGCCGTCACTCAAACGATGTCAAGGGTGGAGTTGCCTTGATTGCCAAAATGGCCAAGGTCCGTATCATGCCGGTTACCTACACCGGTCCCATGACCTTGAAAGGCTTAGTCAGCCGTGAACGTGTGGATATGAACTTTGGAAATCCTATCGATATCTCAGACATTAAGAAAATGAATGATGAAGGGATTGAAATGGTTGCAGACCGCATCCAAGCTGAATTCCAACGTTTGGACGAAGAAACCAAGCAATGGCACAATGATAAAAAACCAAACCCACTCTGGTGGTTTGTCCGCATCCCTGCCCTCATCCTTGCTGTGGTTGTTGGTATCCTAACGATTATCTTTACCTTCATTGCAAGCTTTATCTGGAATCCAGATAAGAAGAGAGAGGCTCTTGGTTAA
- a CDS encoding ABC transporter substrate-binding protein, with translation MKKTLSILLVTVATLTMAACGNTTTEKATTQSSTETSQKASTETTYPFTVKTYDAKGNEVEQVFDKAPEKVITNNLSTTEILLELGLKDKIAGMLNPDNAVTDKYKDAIATIPQIGDKKTVSQETVLSYEPDAVMGRNMMFSEKSLGTVSTWNENKIPVYTQKASLSTIQQDLGNIVEDVKNLGMIFNVQDKSNEYAAQLQAKIDAVKKANPASQGEKKKALIMVAYNDETFGAYKSALQESLLNQLGYTNVATGTSGLTLENLVSMDPELIIYVTSDRNKKLDANAVELMKANEVLENVPAIKNQKIMTISYDELMDYGPAVIDSLEKINDFINK, from the coding sequence ATGAAAAAAACACTAAGCATTTTACTCGTAACAGTAGCTACCCTAACTATGGCAGCTTGTGGTAACACTACTACAGAAAAAGCTACCACACAGTCTAGCACAGAAACAAGTCAAAAGGCCAGCACAGAGACGACTTATCCATTCACGGTCAAGACCTATGATGCTAAAGGGAATGAAGTCGAACAAGTCTTTGACAAGGCACCTGAAAAAGTTATCACCAACAATCTTTCAACCACTGAAATCTTGTTGGAGTTAGGCTTGAAGGATAAAATTGCTGGCATGCTCAACCCTGACAATGCTGTGACGGACAAATACAAGGACGCGATTGCGACGATTCCTCAAATTGGCGATAAAAAAACAGTCTCTCAAGAGACAGTGCTTTCTTATGAACCAGATGCTGTGATGGGTCGAAACATGATGTTTTCTGAAAAATCCTTGGGGACAGTTAGCACTTGGAATGAAAACAAAATCCCAGTCTATACGCAAAAAGCTTCTCTCTCAACAATTCAGCAAGATTTGGGAAATATTGTAGAAGATGTCAAAAATCTTGGAATGATTTTCAATGTTCAGGACAAGTCTAATGAATACGCAGCCCAATTACAAGCTAAAATTGACGCTGTTAAGAAAGCAAACCCAGCAAGCCAAGGTGAAAAGAAAAAGGCTTTGATTATGGTTGCTTATAATGACGAAACCTTTGGTGCTTACAAGTCTGCTTTGCAAGAAAGCTTGTTGAATCAACTTGGTTATACCAACGTTGCAACGGGAACATCAGGCTTGACCTTGGAAAATCTCGTGTCAATGGATCCGGAGTTGATTATCTATGTAACTAGTGACCGCAACAAAAAATTGGATGCCAACGCAGTAGAGTTGATGAAGGCAAATGAAGTTTTGGAAAATGTTCCTGCAATTAAGAATCAAAAAATCATGACCATTTCTTACGATGAGTTGATGGACTATGGTCCAGCAGTGATTGATTCCCTTGAGAAAATCAATGACTTTATCAATAAATAA
- a CDS encoding ABC transporter ATP-binding protein has product MDLICQDVHFGLGEKKILKGVSLKVEGHQFHTILGPNGSGKTSLLKLLYRQEKANKGLISLDGKPLEHWSLKETAKQMAVVTQFNQLQFDCTVEEIVLLGRTPHLSFLQKEKERDYALVQDALVKVDMLEKKTRLYSSLSGGEKQRVLLARALAQEPTLLLLDEPTNHLDIKYQLDLLAIVKNLKVNVLAVLHDIQLACRYSDYLYLMKEGEILYQGIPKETITPESLQTVYGVQSQVTWTEDQQAMIHYL; this is encoded by the coding sequence ATGGACTTGATTTGTCAGGATGTCCATTTTGGACTAGGAGAGAAAAAAATCCTCAAAGGAGTTTCTCTTAAGGTTGAGGGACATCAATTTCATACGATACTAGGGCCAAATGGAAGTGGAAAAACCAGCCTGCTTAAACTCCTCTATCGCCAGGAAAAGGCGAACAAAGGCTTGATAAGCCTAGATGGAAAGCCGCTGGAGCATTGGTCACTCAAAGAAACAGCCAAGCAAATGGCGGTCGTCACCCAGTTTAATCAACTGCAGTTTGATTGTACAGTTGAGGAAATCGTCTTGCTGGGAAGAACTCCACACCTCTCTTTTTTACAGAAGGAAAAGGAAAGGGATTATGCCCTCGTTCAAGATGCTCTCGTCAAGGTGGATATGCTTGAGAAGAAAACTCGTCTCTATTCGTCTCTTTCAGGTGGGGAGAAACAGCGAGTCTTATTAGCACGCGCCTTGGCGCAAGAACCGACTCTCTTGCTCCTGGACGAGCCAACCAATCACCTGGATATCAAGTACCAGTTAGACTTGTTGGCCATTGTGAAGAATCTCAAGGTCAATGTTCTAGCTGTCCTACATGACATTCAACTTGCTTGTCGCTATTCGGATTATCTCTATCTGATGAAGGAGGGGGAAATCCTTTACCAAGGTATTCCAAAGGAGACCATCACCCCTGAGTCATTGCAAACTGTATATGGAGTTCAAAGTCAGGTGACTTGGACTGAGGATCAGCAAGCCATGATTCACTATTTATAA
- a CDS encoding ZmpA/ZmpB/ZmpC family metallo-endopeptidase: MKKIFGEKQHRFSLRKLAIGLVSASISSLFFVSIASSGTVFAQENAAVHYKYVTDTELSGQEKDLIVKDIPKIAEDSESTYYLVYRMDEKAQLGQLPNTGGQNSLTSVLSGGVLASIGLLIFVVSKEKGKKKALLNVILVTGMSSGLASSVQAIENQLLLQYNQEYQLSQGDSLPLPRTLSGYTYLGYIKQDKDSSQQETAARDQKLYYTVQPHFQTNEGGQKAGDEQKAPSSTSPADKTIPSQDSSDLKPSGLVSVDPQDEVLAGRVNKPELLYKDQEIVTKLGFSEVVQENSELTEGTIRVKQEGRAGKKIELVRIFTVENQEISSEVLSTKVEEALPRIVEKGTKKAVAASEAPQSARKGEPETQAPLPEYNGNQAGAIVAPETAEKPEYTGTQAGAVVEPEQVAPLPEYQGTQAGAIVEPEQVEPEVGGVQSGALVEPETAEKPTYTGEQSGAIVEPEKVPPTQEYTGTQAGAIVAPETAEKPEYTDTQSGAIVEPEQVTPLPEYQGTQAGAIVEPETQSSLPEYKGEQAGAIVEPEQVAPLPEYTGNTEQVKPEAPTEKTLELRNVSDLELYSQTNGTYKQHVSLDGVPSNPDTYFVKVKSSSFKDVYLPVASITAETKDGQPVYKITAKAEKLQQELENKYVDNFTFYLAKKAREETTTFTSFSNLVKAINQNLSGTYHLAASLNANEVELEPEAKSYIKGAFTGQLIGEKDGKQYAIYNLKKPLFETLNGATVEKLSLKNVSISGKDDIGALAYEAHNSTKIQQVHVDGVLAGERGIGGLLAKADQSSITESSFKGRIINTYETTAAYNIGGLVGHLTGSRALLTKSKATVAISSNTNSSDQTVGGLAGLVDQDAQIHDSYAEGDINNAKHFGRVAGVAGYLWDRTSNLEKHAGSLTNVLSDVNVTNGNSITGYHYNGMKVKDTFSSKANRVYNVTLVKDEVVSKESFEERGTMLDASQIESKKAAINPLTLPTVEPLSTSSKKDSDFSKVAHYQAKRNLAYKNIEKLLPFYNKATIVKYGNLVNENSLLYQKELLSAVMMKDNQVITDIVSNKETANKLLLHYKDHSSEKLDLKYQDDFAKLAEYSLGDTGLLYTPNQFLYDQSSIIKQVLPDLQKVDYHSEAIKKTLGISPNVKQTELYLEDQFAKTKQHLEDSLKKLLSADAGLAGDNPVTKGYLVDKIKRNKEALLLGMAYLERWYNFSYGQVNVKDLVLYHLDFFGKGNASPLDTLIELGKSGFNNLLAKNNVDTYGISLASHHGTTDLFSTLENYRKVFLPTTSNNDWFKSETKAYIVEEKSTIEEVKTKQGQAGTKYSIGVYDRITSATWKYRNMVLPLLTLPERSVFVISTMSSLGFGAYDRYRNSEHKAGKALNDFVEENARETAKRQRDHYDYWYRILDNEGREKLYRTILLYDAYKFGDDTTSGKATVEAKFDSSNPAMKNFFGPVGNKVVHNQHGAYATGDGVYYMSYRMLDKDGAITYTHEMTHDSDQDIYLGGYGRRSGLGPEFFAKGLLQAPDQPSDATITINSILKHSTSDSTEGSRLQVLDPTERFQNAADLQNYVHNMFDLIYMMEYLEGQSIVNKLNVYQKMAALRKIENKYVKDPADGNEVYATNVVKELTEEEARNLNSFDSLIDHNILSSRQYQSGDYERNGYYTIKLFTPIFSALSSEKGTPGDLMGRRIAYELLAAKGFKDGMVPYISNQYEEVAKQKGKTINLYGKERGLVTDDLVLDKVFEGKYSSWATFKKAMYKERVDQFENLKQVTFKDPTKPWPSYATKTINSVTELQALMDQAVLEDADAPRWSNYNPEYDSAVHKLKRAIFKSYLDQTNDFRTSIFKK, encoded by the coding sequence ATGAAAAAGATTTTTGGAGAGAAGCAGCATCGTTTCTCCTTACGAAAATTAGCAATTGGACTTGTGTCAGCTTCGATTTCAAGCCTATTTTTTGTGTCCATTGCTAGCAGTGGTACCGTATTTGCTCAAGAAAATGCAGCTGTTCACTACAAATATGTGACGGATACGGAGCTGAGTGGGCAAGAAAAGGACTTGATTGTCAAGGATATTCCTAAAATTGCTGAAGATAGTGAGAGCACTTATTATCTAGTCTACCGTATGGATGAGAAAGCCCAGCTGGGTCAGTTGCCCAATACAGGTGGACAGAATAGCCTTACTAGCGTTTTATCGGGTGGAGTCCTGGCTTCGATTGGCCTCCTTATTTTTGTTGTATCCAAAGAGAAAGGCAAGAAGAAAGCCCTCTTGAATGTGATTTTGGTAACGGGGATGAGCAGTGGTTTGGCTTCTTCAGTTCAGGCTATCGAAAATCAGCTTTTGCTCCAATACAATCAGGAATACCAATTATCCCAAGGAGATAGTCTGCCTTTGCCACGTACCTTATCGGGTTATACTTACCTAGGCTATATTAAGCAAGACAAGGACTCTAGTCAGCAAGAAACTGCTGCTAGGGATCAGAAACTATACTACACGGTTCAACCTCATTTTCAGACCAATGAAGGTGGGCAAAAGGCAGGAGATGAGCAGAAAGCTCCGTCTTCAACAAGCCCTGCAGACAAGACAATCCCTTCTCAAGATTCATCCGATCTAAAACCGTCTGGTCTTGTTAGTGTGGATCCTCAGGATGAAGTCTTGGCTGGTCGCGTGAATAAACCAGAACTCCTATACAAGGACCAAGAAATTGTAACCAAACTAGGCTTTTCAGAAGTGGTTCAAGAAAATTCAGAACTAACAGAGGGAACCATTCGTGTCAAACAAGAAGGTCGTGCTGGGAAGAAGATTGAGCTTGTTCGCATTTTCACGGTTGAAAACCAAGAAATTTCTAGTGAAGTTCTATCAACTAAAGTAGAAGAAGCCTTGCCACGTATAGTAGAGAAAGGGACTAAGAAGGCAGTAGCTGCGAGTGAAGCACCTCAGTCTGCAAGAAAAGGAGAGCCTGAGACTCAGGCTCCATTACCAGAATACAATGGGAATCAAGCGGGAGCGATTGTTGCCCCTGAAACAGCTGAAAAACCTGAATATACTGGCACCCAAGCAGGAGCAGTCGTTGAACCCGAGCAAGTCGCTCCGCTACCAGAATATCAGGGAACCCAAGCTGGTGCTATCGTTGAGCCAGAACAAGTTGAGCCAGAGGTTGGGGGCGTCCAGTCTGGTGCTTTGGTGGAACCAGAAACGGCTGAGAAACCAACCTATACAGGCGAGCAGTCTGGAGCAATCGTAGAACCTGAAAAGGTACCACCGACACAAGAGTATACAGGAACTCAAGCGGGAGCGATTGTAGCTCCTGAAACAGCTGAAAAACCAGAATATACAGATACGCAATCAGGTGCGATTGTGGAACCCGAACAAGTCACTCCACTACCTGAGTATCAGGGAACACAGGCAGGTGCGATTGTGGAACCAGAGACCCAGTCTTCCCTACCAGAATATAAAGGTGAGCAAGCAGGAGCCATCGTGGAACCGGAACAAGTCGCTCCTCTTCCAGAATATACTGGCAATACCGAGCAAGTAAAACCGGAAGCTCCGACAGAAAAAACACTTGAATTAAGAAACGTTTCGGATCTGGAGTTGTATAGTCAGACCAATGGTACTTACAAACAACATGTTTCTTTAGACGGTGTCCCAAGTAATCCAGATACTTACTTTGTCAAGGTTAAATCTTCGTCGTTTAAAGATGTCTATCTACCAGTCGCTTCAATAACGGCTGAAACGAAAGATGGTCAGCCAGTTTATAAAATCACAGCCAAGGCTGAGAAACTCCAGCAAGAGCTAGAAAATAAATATGTCGATAATTTCACCTTCTACCTAGCTAAGAAGGCTAGAGAGGAAACAACAACCTTTACTTCCTTTAGCAACCTAGTCAAAGCTATCAACCAGAATCTCTCTGGAACCTATCATTTAGCAGCTAGTTTGAATGCCAACGAAGTGGAGTTGGAGCCTGAAGCTAAATCCTATATCAAGGGCGCCTTTACTGGTCAGCTGATTGGTGAAAAAGATGGCAAGCAGTATGCTATTTACAACTTGAAAAAGCCTCTGTTCGAAACCTTGAATGGCGCCACAGTAGAAAAGCTGAGCCTAAAAAATGTCTCTATTTCCGGGAAAGATGATATCGGTGCACTGGCCTATGAAGCGCACAATAGCACAAAGATTCAGCAAGTTCATGTCGATGGTGTTCTAGCAGGTGAACGCGGTATCGGTGGTTTGCTGGCTAAGGCGGACCAATCAAGCATCACAGAGAGCAGTTTCAAGGGAAGAATTATCAACACTTATGAAACGACTGCTGCTTACAATATCGGTGGTCTTGTCGGTCATTTGACAGGTAGCAGAGCTTTGCTGACGAAGTCAAAAGCGACAGTAGCCATTTCATCTAACACAAATAGTTCAGATCAGACTGTGGGTGGTCTTGCAGGTCTAGTAGATCAGGATGCACAAATCCATGATAGTTATGCTGAAGGCGATATTAACAATGCCAAGCACTTTGGTAGAGTAGCGGGAGTAGCAGGCTATTTGTGGGACCGAACTTCTAATCTAGAAAAGCATGCTGGAAGTTTGACCAATGTTCTCAGTGATGTCAATGTAACCAACGGGAATTCCATTACCGGTTACCACTATAATGGAATGAAGGTGAAGGACACATTCAGCAGCAAGGCGAACAGAGTCTACAATGTCACCTTGGTCAAGGATGAGGTCGTCAGCAAGGAATCCTTTGAAGAAAGAGGTACAATGCTAGATGCTTCCCAAATTGAAAGCAAAAAAGCAGCCATCAATCCTCTCACTCTACCAACAGTGGAGCCCCTCTCAACAAGTAGCAAGAAAGACAGTGATTTTTCTAAGGTGGCCCATTATCAAGCTAAGCGCAACTTGGCTTATAAAAATATTGAAAAATTGCTACCTTTCTACAACAAGGCAACCATCGTCAAATACGGAAATCTGGTCAATGAGAACAGTCTTTTATATCAAAAAGAACTCTTGTCAGCAGTCATGATGAAGGACAACCAAGTCATCACAGACATTGTTTCTAACAAAGAGACTGCAAACAAACTCTTGCTTCACTACAAGGACCATTCATCTGAGAAACTGGATCTCAAATACCAGGATGATTTTGCCAAATTAGCAGAATATAGTCTAGGAGATACTGGACTTCTCTATACGCCAAATCAATTCCTGTATGACCAATCTTCTATCATCAAGCAAGTCTTACCTGACTTACAAAAGGTTGACTACCACTCAGAAGCCATCAAAAAGACACTCGGTATTTCTCCAAATGTCAAACAGACCGAGCTCTATCTAGAAGACCAGTTCGCCAAAACAAAACAACATTTGGAAGACAGTTTGAAAAAACTCTTGTCAGCAGATGCTGGGCTTGCTGGTGACAACCCAGTTACCAAGGGCTACCTTGTAGATAAAATCAAACGCAACAAGGAAGCCTTGCTACTTGGTATGGCGTATCTGGAACGTTGGTACAACTTCAGCTATGGTCAGGTAAACGTCAAAGACCTGGTTCTGTACCACCTGGACTTCTTTGGTAAGGGAAATGCTTCACCACTGGACACTCTGATTGAGTTAGGTAAATCTGGTTTTAACAATCTTCTAGCTAAGAATAATGTCGATACTTATGGTATCAGTCTTGCCAGCCATCATGGAACGACAGATTTGTTTAGCACGCTAGAAAATTACCGAAAAGTCTTTCTACCAACCACAAGCAACAATGACTGGTTTAAATCAGAGACCAAGGCTTACATCGTCGAAGAAAAATCCACTATCGAAGAGGTGAAAACAAAGCAAGGACAAGCTGGCACCAAGTATTCTATCGGTGTCTATGACCGCATCACGAGTGCCACATGGAAATACCGCAATATGGTCTTGCCTCTCCTGACCTTGCCAGAAAGATCCGTCTTTGTCATCTCGACCATGTCTAGTCTAGGGTTTGGAGCTTATGATCGCTACCGCAATAGCGAGCATAAAGCGGGCAAGGCTCTCAATGACTTTGTAGAAGAAAATGCGCGTGAAACAGCCAAACGTCAGCGAGATCACTACGATTATTGGTATCGTATTTTAGATAATGAGGGACGTGAAAAACTCTATCGTACAATTCTCCTTTATGATGCCTATAAGTTTGGTGATGACACAACATCTGGAAAAGCTACAGTGGAGGCTAAGTTTGATAGTTCCAATCCAGCCATGAAGAACTTCTTTGGACCAGTTGGCAATAAGGTAGTACACAATCAGCATGGAGCCTACGCAACAGGCGATGGCGTCTACTATATGTCTTACCGTATGCTGGACAAGGATGGAGCCATTACTTATACCCATGAAATGACCCATGATTCCGATCAGGATATTTACCTTGGCGGCTATGGTCGAAGAAGTGGCTTGGGACCAGAGTTCTTCGCAAAAGGCTTATTGCAAGCGCCTGACCAGCCGAGTGACGCAACTATTACCATCAATTCTATCTTGAAACACTCAACATCAGATAGTACAGAGGGCTCCCGTCTGCAAGTCTTGGATCCGACAGAGAGATTCCAAAATGCAGCAGATCTTCAGAACTATGTTCACAATATGTTTGACCTTATCTACATGATGGAATATCTCGAAGGGCAGTCAATCGTTAACAAACTAAATGTTTACCAGAAAATGGCGGCTCTCAGAAAGATTGAGAACAAGTATGTGAAAGATCCAGCAGATGGAAATGAGGTTTATGCCACTAACGTAGTCAAAGAATTGACAGAAGAAGAGGCCCGAAACCTGAATAGTTTTGATAGTTTGATTGACCACAACATCTTATCATCTCGTCAGTATCAGTCTGGCGACTATGAGCGAAATGGCTACTATACGATTAAACTCTTTACTCCAATCTTTTCAGCTCTCAGCAGTGAGAAAGGAACACCAGGGGACCTTATGGGACGCCGGATCGCTTACGAACTTTTGGCTGCCAAAGGATTTAAGGATGGAATGGTACCTTATATCTCCAACCAATACGAAGAAGTTGCCAAACAAAAAGGTAAAACCATCAATCTCTATGGTAAAGAACGCGGATTGGTGACAGATGATCTTGTATTGGACAAGGTATTTGAAGGCAAGTATTCATCTTGGGCTACCTTTAAGAAAGCCATGTATAAAGAACGTGTGGATCAGTTTGAAAACTTGAAACAGGTGACCTTTAAAGATCCGACAAAACCATGGCCAAGCTATGCGACAAAGACCATCAATAGTGTGACTGAATTGCAAGCCCTCATGGATCAAGCTGTACTGGAGGATGCGGATGCTCCTCGTTGGAGCAACTATAATCCAGAGTATGACAGTGCTGTTCATAAGTTGAAGAGAGCAATCTTTAAATCCTATCTTGACCAAACAAACGACTTCAGAACCTCTATTTTTAAGAAATAA
- the rpsO gene encoding 30S ribosomal protein S15, whose translation MAISKEKKNEIIAQYARHEGDTGSVEVQVAVLTWEINHLNEHIKQHKKDHATYRGLMKKIGRRRNLLAYLRKNDVNRYRELINSLGLRR comes from the coding sequence ATGGCAATCTCAAAAGAGAAAAAAAATGAAATCATCGCACAATATGCACGTCACGAAGGTGATACAGGTTCAGTAGAGGTTCAAGTTGCTGTCCTTACTTGGGAAATCAACCACCTTAACGAACACATCAAACAACACAAAAAAGACCACGCTACTTACCGTGGATTGATGAAGAAAATCGGTCGCCGTCGTAACTTGCTTGCATACTTGCGTAAAAACGACGTTAACCGTTACCGTGAGTTGATCAACTCTCTTGGACTTCGTCGCTAA
- a CDS encoding phosphoglycerate mutase, whose amino-acid sequence MVKLVFARHGESEWNKANLFTGWADVDLSEKGTQQAIDAGKLIKEAGIEFDQAYTSVLKRAIKTTNLALEASDQLWVPVEKSWRLNERHYGGLTGKNKAEAAEQFGDEQVHIWRRSYDVLPPNMDRDDEHSAHTDRRYASLDDSVIPDAENLKVTLERALPFWEDKIAPALKDGKNVFVGAHGNSIRALVKHIKRLSDDEIMDVEIPNFPPLVFEFDEKLNVVSEYYLGK is encoded by the coding sequence ATGGTAAAATTGGTTTTTGCTCGCCACGGTGAGTCTGAATGGAACAAAGCTAACCTTTTCACTGGTTGGGCTGATGTTGATTTGTCTGAAAAAGGAACACAACAAGCGATTGACGCTGGTAAATTGATCAAAGAAGCTGGTATCGAATTTGACCAAGCTTACACCTCAGTATTGAAACGTGCGATCAAAACAACAAACTTGGCTCTTGAAGCTTCTGACCAATTGTGGGTTCCAGTTGAAAAATCATGGCGCTTGAACGAACGTCACTACGGTGGTTTGACTGGTAAAAACAAAGCTGAAGCTGCTGAACAATTTGGTGATGAGCAAGTTCACATCTGGCGTCGTTCATACGATGTATTGCCTCCAAACATGGACCGTGATGATGAGCATTCAGCTCACACTGACCGTCGTTACGCTTCACTTGACGACTCAGTTATCCCAGATGCTGAAAACTTGAAAGTGACTTTGGAACGTGCCCTTCCATTCTGGGAAGACAAAATCGCTCCAGCACTTAAAGATGGTAAAAACGTATTCGTAGGAGCTCACGGTAACTCAATCCGTGCCCTTGTAAAACACATCAAACGCTTGTCAGACGACGAAATCATGGACGTGGAAATCCCTAACTTCCCACCATTGGTATTCGAATTCGACGAAAAATTGAATGTAGTTTCTGAATACTACCTTGGAAAATAA
- a CDS encoding FecCD family ABC transporter permease, whose amino-acid sequence MLSKFSGSRRDLQFVLLLGILLGILGISLFLAVSMGSVAVDLGDTYRIILSRLGFPLEIGEVSKSTLAIVWNMRFPRVLLGLIVGAGLSMCGSVMQSTVNNPIAEPYVLGISAGATLGATLSIILGLKVMISLGAFLGAILATIAVLIIASMQGRMTTSSLILSGTVVNALFLAFSNFIISVGANADSVMTIKFWTMGSLAGTTWSDLVLPTIVVGMAFLFFSTQYRVFNAMMMGDEAALTLGIPLRFYWYLYVTMVAVLTAVLVATCGIIGFVGLITPHLARGLVGTNYRRLFPVATILGALFVVWADVLSRVIIPNAELPIGIFTALVGAPFFIYIVGGRRKEVRA is encoded by the coding sequence ATGCTTTCCAAATTTTCTGGAAGCCGACGGGACCTGCAATTTGTGTTACTTTTAGGTATTTTGCTAGGTATTTTAGGGATTTCCCTCTTTCTGGCAGTTTCTATGGGATCCGTTGCGGTTGATCTAGGCGATACCTATCGGATTATTTTGAGCAGGTTGGGTTTTCCTCTTGAGATAGGAGAGGTTTCCAAGTCCACTCTTGCCATTGTATGGAACATGAGGTTCCCCCGAGTATTGTTAGGCTTGATAGTAGGGGCTGGTCTTTCCATGTGTGGTAGCGTGATGCAGTCTACAGTGAACAATCCCATTGCTGAGCCCTATGTCTTAGGTATCTCTGCGGGTGCAACTCTAGGAGCAACTTTGAGCATCATTCTTGGTTTAAAAGTGATGATTAGCCTTGGAGCTTTTCTTGGAGCTATTTTGGCAACAATTGCCGTCCTTATCATTGCCTCTATGCAGGGAAGGATGACGACTTCCAGTCTGATCTTATCAGGAACGGTGGTCAATGCTCTCTTTCTGGCATTTTCCAACTTTATTATCTCAGTTGGCGCTAATGCGGACAGTGTGATGACCATTAAGTTTTGGACCATGGGTTCGCTTGCCGGGACTACCTGGTCTGATTTAGTCCTGCCAACTATAGTAGTAGGTATGGCCTTTCTATTTTTCTCTACCCAGTATCGTGTTTTTAATGCGATGATGATGGGAGATGAGGCTGCTTTAACTTTGGGGATTCCCTTACGCTTTTATTGGTATCTTTATGTGACCATGGTGGCTGTGTTGACAGCGGTCTTAGTGGCAACCTGTGGGATTATTGGATTTGTCGGTCTGATTACTCCACATTTAGCTCGAGGGTTAGTAGGAACGAATTACAGGAGACTTTTTCCTGTTGCGACCATACTGGGTGCCCTCTTTGTGGTCTGGGCAGATGTACTCTCTCGTGTCATCATTCCAAATGCTGAGCTGCCTATTGGTATTTTTACAGCCTTAGTGGGTGCTCCCTTCTTTATCTACATTGTTGGAGGTAGGCGAAAGGAGGTGAGGGCCTGA
- a CDS encoding alpha/beta hydrolase-fold protein, producing MTLSINNEFDWEGIQVRVSLPSTYDPNQTYPAILLNDGNLDFLSSLSESVILVGLTSKNRLNDYTPWKAAALRDGAPDFGGQANAYHGHLFGGLLDKLRSLYRLDEDRLAYGGYSLGGLTAVYSLFHFDNVSCIFSICGSFWYPDFTTYCREEKVKNLDCLLYLQNGQTEGAHHTNRLAQAPAYAEQIHTSLQQRYPTGQFVFDLYGHHEQVAERFLAFSSWLAPKWKIE from the coding sequence ATGACTTTATCAATAAATAATGAGTTTGATTGGGAAGGGATTCAAGTTAGGGTCAGCCTTCCTTCGACCTATGATCCCAATCAAACCTATCCAGCTATTCTCTTGAATGATGGAAACTTGGATTTTCTATCTTCCCTTTCAGAATCTGTAATTTTAGTTGGTTTGACCTCTAAAAATCGCCTAAACGACTACACGCCCTGGAAGGCAGCTGCTTTAAGGGATGGAGCTCCGGATTTTGGCGGTCAGGCAAATGCCTATCATGGTCATTTATTTGGAGGTCTTTTAGATAAGTTGCGGTCTCTTTATCGCCTGGACGAAGATCGCCTTGCCTATGGAGGTTACTCACTAGGTGGTTTGACAGCAGTATACAGTCTTTTCCATTTTGACAATGTCTCCTGTATCTTCTCTATCTGCGGTTCCTTTTGGTATCCTGATTTTACGACGTATTGCAGGGAAGAAAAGGTGAAAAATTTAGATTGTTTACTGTATTTACAGAATGGTCAAACAGAAGGAGCCCATCATACCAATCGCTTGGCTCAAGCTCCAGCCTATGCTGAGCAGATTCATACTAGTCTTCAGCAACGCTATCCGACTGGTCAGTTTGTCTTTGATCTCTATGGGCATCATGAGCAAGTGGCTGAGCGATTTCTAGCCTTTTCCAGCTGGTTGGCCCCAAAATGGAAAATCGAATAA